From Marinobacter alexandrii:
AACCTTGGTTTGAAATATGGCATAGTAGGAGGAGTAGCTTATGCTACCTATTACTTGTCTTTTCTTTTTGCAGGAATCATTATCTATCAGCTAAGAGTCAAAGGGGGATACACAAGTATTCATCATTTCTTAAAAGAAAAATTCGGAAAAACGGCCCTTATCATTTTCTCTATATTGATAGCTTTCAGGCTATTCAATGAAGTATGGTCAAACACCATGGTAATCGGCTCTTATTTTGGATCTATTGGCTCAAATCAATACTATTTAGCTATTCTGTCCTTTACAGTCTTAACGCTTCTATACTCGTTAAAAGGAGGGTTAAAGAGTTCGCTGTTTACAGATGCCATTCAAGTTATACTCTTTGGGGGGTTACTCATATTGCTACTTGGTGTGATCGTGCCAAAATCAGACGGACCGATTTCCATGTTGACATCAGGGAGCTGGACGATGGAAGGAGGAGTGGACTTGTTGTTAGTAGCTCTTGTTCAAATATTTAGCTACCCGTTTCATGATCCTGTCATGACAGACAGGGGATTCATTACAAACCCCAATACAATGCGAAAAGCTTTTTTCCTGGCAGTTCCCATTGGTTTTCTAGCGATTATCCTTTTTAGCTTGATTGGCGTTTATGCCTCTCAGTTAGGTTTAGCTGGTCAGGCAGCCGTTGAGGTAGGAAAAACCCTAG
This genomic window contains:
- a CDS encoding sodium:solute symporter, which gives rise to MQNFSSNILFWQWVLIIGSSLILLFISPVARTVSDFFKATTRSNKPPGLWLLTSSLVISWIFAKSITNAANLGLKYGIVGGVAYATYYLSFLFAGIIIYQLRVKGGYTSIHHFLKEKFGKTALIIFSILIAFRLFNEVWSNTMVIGSYFGSIGSNQYYLAILSFTVLTLLYSLKGGLKSSLFTDAIQVILFGGLLILLLGVIVPKSDGPISMLTSGSWTMEGGVDLLLVALVQIFSYPFHDPVMTDRGFITNPNTMRKAFFLAVPIGFLAIILFSLIGVYASQLGLAGQAAVEVGKTLGIVSMLAINFIMITSASSTLDSAFASFSKLGVMDLSIGSQSVSNGRLIMIVIAIMGTIPVFFDPEILSATTISGTMVVGLAPIFLLWKMRVRKIAFSFSVLIGVVFGVWYAIGAYPDELIFFSGDYGALLSVNLLGTITCFLIYLSCKK